One segment of Curtobacterium sp. MR_MD2014 DNA contains the following:
- a CDS encoding S9 family peptidase — MSSEHAQATPPTAAKRPVTRTHHGIEFVDDYEWMRDKESPETLAHLEAENAWTEAQTEHLTGLRDRIFAEVKNRVQETDLSVPVRMGDWWYFTRTAEGSQYGVHCRAPITGPDDWTPPAVDEGATALPGEQVVLDGNALAEGHDFFSLGSYDISDDGTRLLYGVDVEGDERYTLHVRDLTTGTDLGDEIPDTGSGATFDPSGRYVFYPTVDESWRPDRIWRHTVGSATGDDVVVFEESDDRYWVGVGVTRSSQYIVIELGSKITSEALVLDAADPTGEFRVVWPRREGVEYEIEHAIVGGSDRFLVLHNDGAENFELVDVPADDPTSEHDRRVVVAHHTERRIESVDAFAGHLALEYRAEALPRVAVIPIEGDGYGDAHEVPFDEALFSAGLGGNPEWEQPTLRIGYTSFVTPSEVSDLDLATGEVTVLKRQPVLGGYDPADYVQERDWATAPDGTQVPISLVWRRDAVDADGPAPLHLYGYGSYEHSIDPGFSVMRLSLLDRGVVFAVAHVRGGGEMGRHWYEDGKTLTKKNTFTDFVAVAEHLIESGRTSADRLVAEGGSAGGLLMGAVANLAPERFAGILAAVPFVDALTSILDPDLPLTVIEWDEWGDPLHDAEVYRYMSEYSPYENVRDDVQYPRILAVTSINDTRVLYVEPAKWTAKLREVGAPVLLKTEMAAGHGGVSGRYDSWRERAFELAWLLEVLGLADVNPAAASAEPIAAG, encoded by the coding sequence GTGAGCAGTGAGCACGCCCAGGCCACCCCGCCGACCGCCGCGAAGCGGCCCGTCACGCGGACCCACCACGGCATCGAGTTCGTCGACGACTACGAGTGGATGCGGGACAAGGAGTCACCGGAGACCCTCGCCCACCTCGAGGCCGAGAACGCCTGGACCGAGGCACAGACCGAGCACCTGACCGGCCTCCGCGACCGCATCTTCGCCGAGGTCAAGAACCGCGTGCAGGAGACGGACCTCTCCGTCCCGGTGCGCATGGGCGACTGGTGGTACTTCACGCGGACGGCCGAGGGCAGCCAGTACGGCGTGCACTGCCGCGCACCGATCACCGGCCCGGACGACTGGACGCCGCCCGCGGTCGACGAGGGTGCGACGGCCCTGCCCGGGGAGCAGGTCGTCCTCGACGGCAACGCCCTGGCCGAGGGGCACGACTTCTTCTCGCTCGGCAGCTACGACATCAGCGACGACGGGACCCGTCTCCTCTACGGCGTCGACGTCGAGGGCGACGAGCGCTACACGCTGCACGTGCGCGACCTCACGACGGGCACCGACCTCGGCGACGAGATCCCGGACACCGGCTCCGGCGCGACCTTCGACCCGTCCGGGCGCTACGTGTTCTACCCGACCGTCGACGAGTCCTGGCGTCCGGACCGCATCTGGCGGCACACCGTCGGCAGCGCCACCGGCGACGACGTCGTCGTGTTCGAGGAGTCCGACGACCGCTACTGGGTCGGCGTCGGCGTGACCCGCTCGTCGCAGTACATCGTCATCGAGCTCGGCTCCAAGATCACGTCCGAGGCACTGGTGCTCGACGCCGCCGACCCGACCGGCGAGTTCCGGGTCGTGTGGCCGCGGCGCGAGGGGGTCGAGTACGAGATCGAGCACGCCATCGTCGGCGGGAGCGACCGCTTCCTGGTGCTGCACAACGACGGCGCCGAGAACTTCGAACTCGTCGACGTCCCCGCCGACGACCCCACCTCGGAGCACGACCGCCGCGTCGTCGTCGCGCACCACACCGAGCGCCGCATCGAGTCCGTCGACGCCTTCGCCGGGCACCTGGCGCTCGAGTACCGGGCCGAGGCGCTCCCCCGCGTCGCCGTCATCCCGATCGAGGGCGACGGCTACGGCGACGCGCACGAGGTCCCCTTCGACGAGGCGCTCTTCTCGGCAGGGCTCGGCGGCAACCCCGAGTGGGAGCAGCCGACCCTGCGCATCGGGTACACGTCGTTCGTCACCCCGTCCGAGGTCAGCGACCTCGACCTGGCGACCGGCGAGGTCACGGTGCTCAAGCGACAGCCGGTCCTCGGCGGCTACGACCCGGCCGACTACGTGCAGGAGCGTGACTGGGCGACGGCCCCGGACGGCACGCAGGTGCCGATCTCGCTCGTCTGGCGCCGCGACGCGGTGGACGCCGACGGCCCGGCACCGCTGCACCTCTACGGGTACGGCTCCTACGAGCACTCCATCGACCCGGGCTTCAGCGTCATGCGCCTGTCCCTGCTCGACCGCGGCGTCGTCTTCGCGGTCGCCCACGTGCGGGGCGGCGGCGAGATGGGGCGGCACTGGTACGAGGACGGCAAGACGCTGACGAAGAAGAACACGTTCACCGACTTCGTCGCGGTCGCCGAGCACCTGATCGAGAGCGGTCGGACGAGCGCCGACCGTCTCGTCGCCGAGGGCGGCAGCGCCGGTGGCCTGCTCATGGGCGCCGTCGCGAACCTGGCGCCGGAGCGCTTCGCCGGCATCCTGGCCGCCGTCCCGTTCGTCGACGCGCTCACGAGCATCCTCGACCCGGACCTGCCGCTCACGGTGATCGAGTGGGACGAGTGGGGCGACCCGCTGCACGATGCCGAGGTCTACCGGTACATGAGCGAGTACTCGCCCTACGAGAACGTGCGCGACGACGTGCAGTACCCACGGATCCTCGCCGTGACGTCGATCAACGACACCCGTGTGCTCTACGTCGAACCGGCGAAGTGGACCGCGAAGCTGCGCGAGGTCGGGGCGCCGGTCCTGCTGAAGACCGAGATGGCCGCGGGGCACGGCGGCGTGAGCGGCCGGTACGACTCGTGGCGCGAGCGCGCGTTCGAGCTCGCCTGGTTGCTCGAGGTGCTCGGCCTGGCCGACGTGAACCCCGCGGCGGCCTCAGCGGAGCCGATCGCCGCCGGCTGA
- a CDS encoding Fic family protein: MSRPRPPWPAHDTVVRPWRSATRGDRTVRQTATVTASVPPCIADAHWEPDGATAALLDRSLTALRALDEDGGAGPLHRLLTRTEAVATSRIEHEDATAEDVARALVGVRANTSASVMVQAGDALERLVRAAGAGHLDETALLDAHRGLLRGDPVDGPHAGRYRTVQNWIGGGRTPRDADHVPPPPEFVPSLMADLFAFLARDDLHPVAQAAIAHAQFESIHPFTDGNGRTGRALVAAVLRHRGATRTASPPVSSVLVAERTRYFQHLTQYREGHVDAWVRDVAIAVGAGSDEALVTGLLLDEVAADRAATTCAAGPHAVLGRALDQDAVLTEDHAEELLRRAIARGDVSGTAETLLETTVTDLCRAGVLRPVTARRRRRAWIAPAVAAELDAFAERVRAGVEARAHRVAW; the protein is encoded by the coding sequence GTGTCCCGACCCCGACCACCCTGGCCCGCCCACGACACCGTCGTCCGGCCGTGGCGCAGCGCCACCCGCGGCGACCGGACCGTCCGGCAGACGGCGACCGTCACCGCTTCGGTCCCACCGTGCATCGCCGACGCGCACTGGGAGCCCGACGGAGCGACCGCTGCACTGCTCGACCGGAGCCTGACGGCGCTCCGGGCGCTCGACGAGGACGGCGGAGCCGGTCCCCTGCACCGGCTGCTCACCCGGACCGAGGCGGTCGCGACCTCGCGCATCGAGCACGAGGACGCCACGGCCGAGGACGTCGCCCGGGCGCTGGTGGGCGTGCGCGCGAACACGAGCGCCTCGGTGATGGTGCAGGCCGGGGACGCCCTCGAGCGCCTGGTGCGGGCAGCCGGAGCCGGACACCTCGACGAGACCGCGCTCCTCGACGCCCACCGTGGTCTGCTGCGCGGCGACCCCGTGGACGGCCCGCACGCGGGTCGCTACCGCACCGTGCAGAACTGGATCGGGGGCGGGCGCACACCACGGGACGCCGACCACGTCCCACCGCCGCCCGAGTTCGTCCCGTCGCTCATGGCCGACCTGTTCGCGTTCCTCGCGCGCGACGACCTGCACCCCGTGGCCCAGGCGGCGATCGCACACGCGCAGTTCGAGTCGATCCACCCGTTCACCGACGGCAACGGACGGACCGGTCGCGCGCTCGTCGCGGCGGTCCTGCGGCACCGGGGTGCGACGCGGACCGCGAGTCCACCCGTCTCGTCCGTCCTGGTCGCCGAGCGCACCCGGTACTTCCAGCACCTGACGCAGTACCGCGAGGGACACGTCGACGCGTGGGTGCGCGACGTCGCGATCGCCGTGGGCGCGGGGTCGGACGAGGCGCTCGTGACGGGGCTGCTGCTCGACGAGGTCGCCGCGGACCGTGCGGCGACGACCTGCGCCGCCGGCCCGCACGCGGTGCTCGGGCGGGCGCTCGACCAGGACGCCGTCCTGACGGAGGACCACGCGGAGGAGCTCCTCCGCCGCGCGATCGCGCGGGGCGACGTCTCGGGGACGGCCGAGACGCTGCTCGAGACGACGGTCACCGACCTGTGCCGCGCCGGGGTCCTCCGACCGGTGACCGCCCGTCGCCGTCGCCGTGCGTGGATCGCGCCCGCGGTGGCGGCCGAACTCGACGCCTTCGCCGAGCGCGTTCGAGCAGGTGTCGAGGCCCGGGCGCATAGGGTGGCGTGGTGA
- a CDS encoding amidohydrolase: MRNSFVVTGAHVVPVTAPPFDGGAVVVEDGRITAVGPDVAPPPGLPVVDAAGAWLVPGFVESHGHVGIHEEANGWAGNDTNEMTDPNQAAVRAIDAVDIDDEGFRDALSGGITSIVVKPGSGNPIGGQTVAIKTWGGRTIDEQLISDAVSVKSALGENPKRVYGDKGRTPSTRLGVAKVVREAFVAAQDYRAARAAAAAKGEPFTRDLTNETLVRVLDGELAWDQHVHRHDDLATALRLADEFGYRLVVNHGTEAHKIADLLAERDVPVIYGPLFTSRSKVELRDRGIPNVVALAAAGVRVAITTDAPVVPIAMLVDQATAAVKEGLPWQTALEALTTNPAAFLGFGDRVGRIAPGFDADLVLWDGDPLAATSRATRVWIEGTSVYEWADGTGVTTPRW, translated from the coding sequence ATGCGCAACTCGTTCGTCGTCACCGGGGCCCACGTCGTCCCCGTCACCGCTCCGCCCTTCGACGGGGGTGCCGTCGTCGTCGAGGACGGCCGCATCACCGCCGTCGGCCCCGACGTGGCTCCGCCGCCCGGCCTCCCCGTCGTCGACGCCGCCGGCGCCTGGCTCGTCCCCGGGTTCGTCGAGTCGCACGGCCACGTCGGCATCCACGAGGAGGCGAACGGCTGGGCCGGCAACGACACCAACGAGATGACCGACCCGAACCAGGCTGCGGTGCGGGCGATCGACGCCGTGGACATCGACGACGAGGGGTTCCGCGACGCACTGTCCGGCGGCATCACGAGCATCGTCGTGAAGCCCGGCTCCGGCAACCCGATCGGCGGGCAGACCGTCGCGATCAAGACCTGGGGTGGTCGCACGATCGACGAGCAGCTCATCTCCGACGCCGTCAGCGTCAAGAGCGCCCTCGGCGAGAACCCGAAGCGCGTGTACGGCGACAAGGGGAGGACGCCGTCGACGCGCCTCGGCGTGGCGAAGGTCGTCCGTGAGGCGTTCGTCGCCGCGCAGGACTACCGCGCCGCCCGTGCGGCCGCCGCCGCGAAGGGGGAGCCGTTCACCCGCGACCTGACGAACGAGACGCTCGTCCGGGTGCTCGACGGCGAGCTCGCGTGGGACCAGCACGTCCACCGGCACGACGACCTCGCGACCGCGCTCCGCCTGGCCGACGAGTTCGGGTACCGGCTCGTCGTCAACCACGGCACCGAGGCGCACAAGATCGCCGACCTGCTCGCCGAGCGCGACGTCCCGGTGATCTACGGCCCGCTGTTCACGAGCCGCTCGAAGGTCGAACTCCGCGACCGCGGCATCCCGAACGTCGTGGCGCTCGCCGCCGCCGGTGTCCGCGTGGCCATCACCACCGACGCCCCGGTCGTGCCGATCGCGATGCTGGTCGACCAGGCCACGGCGGCCGTCAAGGAGGGCCTGCCCTGGCAGACCGCGCTCGAGGCCCTCACCACCAACCCCGCAGCCTTCCTCGGCTTCGGGGACCGTGTCGGCCGCATCGCACCGGGCTTCGACGCCGACCTCGTCCTGTGGGACGGCGACCCGCTGGCCGCGACCAGCCGCGCGACGCGCGTCTGGATCGAGGGCACGTCCGTGTACGAGTGGGCCGACGGGACGGGCGTCACCACGCCGCGCTGGTGA
- a CDS encoding aminodeoxychorismate lyase — translation MTDTVLAVLNQPSRDAAPHDPEADAYTWAKPLEEHLQVQDLGAIRGDGVFETITVVDGRPQALEPHLARFVRSAAMLDLPTPDVDAWRQAIEAVCARLDPVHEAFAKTVMTRGVEGSGRPTGWVYAAPSGDQTPARTAGIAVVTLDRGYRHDVERTSPWLLQGAKTLSYAVNMAALREAERRGADDALFVSTDGYVLEGTRANLVMSVDGRFVTPRTDIGILAGTTQADVFRFAEGEGIATSYELVTLADLEASDALWLLSSVRQAAPIRSVNGVAREMDLPMTERINDFLLSRDA, via the coding sequence ATGACCGACACCGTCCTCGCCGTCCTCAACCAGCCCTCGCGCGACGCCGCCCCGCACGACCCCGAGGCCGACGCGTACACGTGGGCGAAGCCGCTCGAGGAGCACCTGCAGGTGCAGGACCTCGGGGCGATCCGCGGCGACGGGGTGTTCGAGACCATCACGGTGGTCGACGGGCGGCCGCAGGCGCTCGAACCGCACCTCGCCCGCTTCGTGCGGTCCGCGGCGATGCTCGACCTGCCCACGCCGGACGTCGACGCGTGGCGCCAGGCGATCGAGGCGGTGTGCGCCCGGCTCGACCCGGTGCACGAGGCCTTCGCGAAGACCGTCATGACCCGCGGCGTCGAGGGCTCGGGTCGACCGACCGGCTGGGTCTACGCGGCACCGTCCGGCGACCAGACGCCCGCGCGGACGGCGGGCATCGCCGTCGTGACGCTCGACCGCGGCTACCGGCACGACGTCGAGCGGACCTCGCCGTGGTTGCTGCAGGGCGCGAAGACGCTGTCGTACGCGGTGAACATGGCGGCGCTCCGCGAGGCCGAGCGCCGCGGAGCGGACGACGCGCTCTTCGTCTCGACGGACGGGTACGTGCTCGAGGGCACCCGCGCGAACCTGGTGATGTCCGTCGACGGCAGGTTCGTGACGCCGCGGACCGACATCGGCATCCTGGCCGGGACGACGCAGGCCGACGTCTTCCGGTTCGCCGAGGGCGAGGGCATCGCGACCTCGTACGAGCTCGTCACGCTGGCCGACCTGGAGGCCTCCGACGCCCTGTGGCTGCTGTCGAGCGTCCGCCAGGCGGCACCGATCCGGTCCGTGAACGGCGTCGCGCGGGAGATGGACCTGCCGATGACCGAGCGCATCAACGACTTCCTGCTGTCCCGCGACGCCTGA